Proteins encoded together in one Cicer arietinum cultivar CDC Frontier isolate Library 1 chromosome 4, Cicar.CDCFrontier_v2.0, whole genome shotgun sequence window:
- the LOC101506856 gene encoding uncharacterized protein gives MKTVAGTCDSSKEISLSKATKILSKFVSADNGASNVINAYLHRASEAFTELNHLHKDLKPSRSHRKNRQSNTTYDSGRVVGNSVRSVDVKSRNEFGSQCHEKSTQSAVKFGEEINGSIVGGSEKHKKDKKKKHEDREGDGKIPKKEQNEIELGHGNEGEMEEGKKQKKEKKKDKNVEGEVLKEQEQWEEIEKKISNSLKVENGGIVGPQEIEIRSKKKYETASENVKGQEQGKEIEKKISNGVIDGENGGLVASRDIEIKSKKRYEAGSENKLNAEEVKTDQKKKKMNKNVEERSEDRSGELSKKRMKRKHEGHA, from the coding sequence TCTGCTGACAATGGTGCTTCAAATGTCATCAATGCATATCTCCACCGTGCTTCCGAGGCTTTCACCGAGCTCAACCACCTTCACAAGGATCTTAAACCGTCGCGCTCTCATAGGAAGAATCGCCAAAGCAATACAACATATGACAGTGGCAGAGTTGTTGGAAATTCTGTTAGGAGTGTTGATGTGAAATCCAGAAACGAGTTTGGAAGTCAATGCCATGAAAAGTCGACTCAGAGTGCTGTTAAATTTGGTGAGGAAATTAATGGTTCTATTGTAGGTGGAAGTGAGAAGCATAAGAAAGATAAAAAGAAGAAGCATGAAGATAGGGAAGGTGATGGAAAAATACCCAAGAAGgaacaaaatgaaattgaatTGGGTCATGGAAATGAAGGAGAGATGGAGGagggaaaaaaacaaaaaaaggagaaaaagaagGATAAGAATGTAGAAGGTGAGGTTTTAAAGGAACAAGAACAATGGGAAGAGATTGAAAAAAAGATAAGTAACAGTCTGAAGGTTGAAAATGGAGGGATAGTTGGTCCTCAGGAGATAGAAATTAGGTCGAAAAAGAAATATGAAACCGCAAGTGAGAATGTGAAGGGACAAGAACAAGGGAAGGAGATAGAAAAAAAGATAAGCAATGGTGTTATTGATGGGGAAAATGGAGGGCTAGTTGCTTCTCGAGATATAGAAATTAAGTCGAAAAAGAGATACGAAGCGGGGAGTGAGAATAAATTAAATGCTGAAGAGGTGAAGACAgatcagaaaaagaagaagatgaacaaaAATGTTGAAGAGAGAAGTGAGGATAGATCTGGGGAACTGTCCAAGAAGAGAATGAAAAGGAAACACGAGGGTCATGCCTAA